A portion of the Calothrix sp. 336/3 genome contains these proteins:
- a CDS encoding pitrilysin family protein: MTPNIDRTVLNNGIVLLVTENPTADIVAAKIFLRSGSSYEKREQAGLTHLLSSVLTKGCYGLSSMEIAEQVESVGASLGVDASSDYFLLSVKTVTSDFAEILELAAKILRSPTFPETQIELERRITLQDIRSQKEHPFTVAFDQLRHTMYQDHPYAMSALGYENTVSKLTRDDLVNFHHTHFRPDNVVISIAGRITSEEAETLVNSIFGDWQNNSPELEVLNFNQITVEPRQVLTAQQTQQSIVMLGYFAPGVFSADYAALKLLATYLGNGLSSRLFVELREKRGLAYEVSAFYPTKLFPASFVVYMGTAPENTKIALEGLHTEVDLLWQSTLEVDALQAAKNKILGQYSLGKQTNGQIAQLYGWYETLGLGINFDQEFQKQISDVTVKDAIAAATQYLQQPYISLVGREEAICSAVNVRGKS; this comes from the coding sequence ATGACACCCAACATCGATCGCACTGTATTAAATAATGGTATTGTCCTGCTAGTAACGGAGAACCCCACAGCAGATATCGTTGCAGCCAAGATTTTTTTACGCTCTGGAAGTAGTTACGAAAAGCGTGAGCAAGCTGGTTTAACCCATTTACTGTCATCGGTGTTGACAAAGGGATGTTATGGACTTTCTAGCATGGAAATTGCCGAACAGGTAGAGTCTGTGGGAGCAAGTTTAGGTGTTGATGCATCCTCTGATTATTTTTTGCTCTCAGTTAAGACTGTGACTAGTGACTTTGCCGAGATTTTAGAATTAGCAGCAAAAATCTTGCGATCGCCAACTTTTCCAGAAACTCAAATCGAACTCGAACGACGTATCACCCTGCAAGATATTCGCTCCCAAAAAGAACATCCCTTCACTGTTGCCTTTGACCAACTGCGTCATACAATGTACCAAGACCATCCCTATGCCATGTCTGCCTTGGGATATGAAAATACAGTTAGTAAACTTACCCGTGATGATTTAGTTAACTTCCATCACACCCACTTTCGTCCAGATAATGTTGTTATTAGTATTGCGGGTCGCATCACCTCCGAGGAAGCAGAAACCTTAGTTAACAGCATTTTTGGAGATTGGCAAAATAATTCTCCTGAATTAGAAGTATTAAATTTTAATCAAATTACCGTAGAACCACGGCAAGTACTGACAGCTCAACAAACACAACAATCCATTGTGATGTTAGGTTATTTTGCTCCTGGAGTATTTTCTGCTGATTATGCTGCGTTGAAATTATTAGCAACCTATCTCGGAAATGGACTTTCTAGTCGTTTGTTTGTCGAGTTGCGAGAAAAACGAGGTTTAGCTTACGAAGTTTCGGCTTTTTATCCCACAAAACTTTTCCCCGCTAGTTTTGTTGTCTATATGGGAACAGCACCAGAGAATACAAAAATTGCCCTGGAAGGTTTACATACCGAAGTCGATTTACTTTGGCAAAGTACCCTAGAAGTAGACGCACTACAAGCAGCAAAAAATAAAATTCTGGGGCAATATTCCCTAGGAAAACAGACAAATGGGCAAATTGCTCAACTATATGGTTGGTATGAAACCCTAGGATTAGGAATTAACTTCGATCAGGAATTTCAAAAGCAAATCTCTGATGTCACAGTCAAAGACGCGATCGCCGCAGCAACCCAGTATCTTCAGCAACCTTATATTTCTCTTGTGGGGAGAGAGGAAGCTATTTGCAGCGCAGTCAATGTCAGGGGTAAGAGTTAA